TTTACAGGATACATTTTCAAGGAAAGCGACTTGAGCAAAGAAGTAACAGTCGGTTCAGGCAGTGAACTTGAGTCCGTAAATACCTATATAAAAGACATTGAGAACTTAAGTTTCCGAATGAGAAGCGTCCCGTCGGGTTCGGACGGCTCTATGTCATTTACTCTGTCGGGAAATCCGCTTGTGGTGGCATGGGTGGATGAAAATGCTCTGAAAGCCGACCTGGTCGGGTCGTCAAAGGCCCGCGTCTCTTCCATTATAAGCGCTTATCCTGCCATAGAAAATGTAGACAGTGTGGCAATAAAACCTTTTTGGAGAAACACTTTTCCATCCGACCCTGAATCTATAAATGTAAAACTTCTGCTGAAATGAAAAAGGTCTCCCGACCCTTGACTTTCAGTGGTTTTCTGATAACATTCTCTCATTCTGTGTGAATAGAGATGTGAGCTTAATAAATGTCAAACAATTCCAAAAAACCGGAAGAAGTGTCCGGGGTCGTGAGCGAAGCTCTCCCCAATACCCTTTTTAGGGTGAAAATAGACGGGACTGAAGAAAGCATGCTCGCGTATCTCGCCGGAAAACTTAGAATTCACAGGATTCGTGTCCTTGTCGGAGACAAGGTCAGGATTCAAACCGACCCTTATGGCGGAAAGGGCAGGATAACCCGCAGATTATAAGAGTAAAAAAATGAAAGTTAAGGCCTCTGTTAAAAAATTGTGTCCGAAATGCAAGGTAATCCG
Above is a genomic segment from bacterium containing:
- the infA gene encoding translation initiation factor IF-1 (stimulates the activities of the other two initiation factors, IF-2 and IF-3), encoding MSNNSKKPEEVSGVVSEALPNTLFRVKIDGTEESMLAYLAGKLRIHRIRVLVGDKVRIQTDPYGGKGRITRRL